The following are encoded together in the Oncorhynchus clarkii lewisi isolate Uvic-CL-2024 chromosome 25, UVic_Ocla_1.0, whole genome shotgun sequence genome:
- the LOC139383908 gene encoding glycoprotein hormone beta-5-like → MTQRRGTQWWCAVLLCCTGLWSWLHPETLSQASAVNLRRFIGCAVREFTFLARKPGCGGLHITTDACWGRCETWEKPVLDPPYIESYQRVCTYNETRLVTVRLPNCSANVDPMYTYPVALRCDCGVCLTSTTECITSV, encoded by the exons ATGACCCAGAGGAGAGGTACTCAGTG GTGGTgtgctgtgctgctgtgctgtACAGGGCTGTGGTCATGGCTTCACCCAGAGACACTGAGCCAGGCTTCAGCCGTCAACCTGCGCCGCTTCATTGGCTGTGCCGTCCGGGAGTTCACCTTCCTGGCCAGGAAACCAGGCTGTGGAGGGCTGCACATCACCACTGACGCCTGCTGGGGACGCTGTGAGACCTGGgag AAGCCTGTCCTGGACCCTCCCTACATAGAGTCATACCAGCGTGTGTGTACCTACAACGAGACCCGCCTGGTGACGGTGCGGCTGCCTAACTGCTCAGCCAACGTGGACCCCATGTACACCTACCCTGTAGCCCTGAGGTGTGATTGTGGAgtgtgcctgaccagtaccactgaGTGCATCACCTCTGTCTGA